Proteins encoded within one genomic window of bacterium:
- the tsaE gene encoding tRNA (adenosine(37)-N6)-threonylcarbamoyltransferase complex ATPase subunit type 1 TsaE, whose translation MKTLCGKKEISALAGRIASQLKGGEVFLLEGELGSGKTFFVQQIGKFLGAKAVKSPSFVVLEVHSTQKDFKIAHFDFYRFSVGEVSCFEWPDYLFHPEYVSFIEWGEKIEPFLKGKKYFKIKFKTATKSKRLLSLSSNLGKWLKNT comes from the coding sequence ATGAAAACTCTTTGCGGCAAAAAAGAGATTTCTGCTTTGGCTGGCAGGATTGCTTCCCAACTAAAAGGGGGAGAGGTTTTTTTGCTTGAAGGCGAATTAGGTTCAGGAAAGACTTTTTTTGTACAACAAATAGGGAAGTTTTTAGGAGCCAAAGCAGTTAAAAGTCCTTCTTTTGTGGTCTTGGAAGTGCATTCTACCCAGAAGGATTTTAAGATCGCTCACTTTGATTTTTATCGTTTTTCTGTAGGGGAAGTTTCCTGTTTTGAGTGGCCTGATTATTTGTTTCATCCGGAATATGTAAGTTTTATTGAGTGGGGGGAAAAGATAGAGCCTTTTTTAAAAGGAAAAAAGTATTTTAAAATCAAGTTTAAAACTGCAACCAAAAGCAAGCGTTTGCTTTCTTTGTCTTCTAATCTTGGAAAATGGCTGAAAAATACTTAA
- a CDS encoding GtrA family protein: MDKKTFSQFLKFAVIGVLNTLVDWVSFFLLRLIPFFAVFEVAAKGLSFWISATNSFVWNSLWTFREEFTKGMEESKSKAAKGSAYYIKFMLVSCVGFLLNMGVFKACRLYLFSEDSFWMRLFSLALASFVVIVWNFSANKWWTYKNKK, encoded by the coding sequence ATGGACAAAAAAACTTTTTCTCAATTTCTTAAATTTGCTGTTATCGGAGTCTTAAACACATTAGTGGATTGGGTTAGTTTTTTTCTTTTGCGTTTGATTCCTTTTTTTGCTGTTTTTGAAGTAGCAGCCAAGGGTTTATCTTTTTGGATTTCAGCGACTAATAGTTTTGTTTGGAATTCTTTATGGACTTTTAGAGAGGAGTTTACTAAAGGTATGGAAGAATCAAAGAGCAAAGCAGCCAAAGGCTCAGCTTATTACATAAAATTTATGTTGGTAAGTTGTGTTGGTTTTTTGCTTAATATGGGCGTTTTTAAAGCTTGTCGTCTTTATCTTTTTTCTGAAGATAGTTTTTGGATGCGTTTGTTTTCTTTAGCTTTAGCTTCTTTTGTGGTTATTGTTTGGAACTTTTCCGCTAATAAGTGGTGGACTTATAAAAATAAAAAGTAA
- a CDS encoding lamin tail domain-containing protein — MASRKWLAVFAALVFLTPNFSLAKANLDLSTKLKTLGGLSIQEVKAKSSLTPSHYGEWLEIMNTTDEKLDLGDFCLLNDSDYVVDIQRGLREPKNCFPSFSLGPKEVAIVAYSAFWFLSENGFELDVVKEEMESGSNLKDIFGGYLFELKETGESSLIEERVPNLENLSLSRAYLSDKDGFLYIITKSGEIVDSFVWQEAEKESSWQKPVYSQNLPFVSFAPTPFVALPEFIEVDLDIGFQSVNLSFERLGGPLAYEQVSLYQDNKTLVSQSFVGLDRIGFSQLKEDTDYRLVLEACDNYFCFQREIFFKTKKHYPLIWLNELYPAPKSGEKEFVELYNPNNFSVDLDGWQLQDKAKNIFFLSGVIKAKNFLVFYPNFVLNNNQEELILFDPNKEKSDSVSYEQALSTFSYSRFGSKWEWSREITPGAENVFKPQFLPSSVREARQLDDWVELKAKVVIPNNVFASSYLYIAQDNWALKVKIPSKQSFAFNSCFLWRGKIKQGQEPYLKLLYFQPAIDCPDFYFKKANLGSLVLGQLVSIKAEIESKRGGYFIKDTDLKVRAPFKLKKSQGSIKALVGSGSKYRQLFIYLPQWIKYMAKSEDQVSILSEGNSNKEMEGSKSSKDVFLRPEKLETKVSGVSLKCEDFRQKTSNSDLFSYFWLFPYYFVLLSFLGLAKMLFFP, encoded by the coding sequence ATGGCAAGCAGAAAGTGGCTTGCGGTTTTTGCTGCTTTAGTGTTTTTAACACCTAATTTTTCATTAGCAAAAGCAAATCTTGATTTATCAACAAAACTTAAAACTTTAGGTGGTCTCTCTATACAAGAGGTAAAAGCAAAAAGTTCCCTTACCCCCTCTCATTATGGTGAATGGTTGGAAATAATGAATACAACTGATGAGAAACTTGATCTGGGAGATTTTTGTCTGCTTAATGACAGTGACTATGTTGTTGATATCCAGAGAGGGTTAAGAGAACCTAAAAATTGTTTTCCTTCCTTCAGTCTTGGTCCCAAAGAAGTGGCAATAGTGGCTTATTCTGCTTTTTGGTTTTTGTCGGAAAATGGTTTTGAGTTGGATGTGGTAAAAGAGGAGATGGAAAGTGGGTCTAACCTGAAAGACATATTTGGAGGCTATCTTTTTGAGCTTAAAGAAACAGGCGAGTCTTCTCTTATTGAAGAAAGAGTGCCTAATTTGGAGAATTTGTCTTTGAGCCGAGCCTATCTCTCGGACAAAGATGGTTTTCTTTATATAATTACTAAATCGGGGGAAATAGTTGATAGTTTTGTTTGGCAGGAAGCAGAGAAAGAGAGCTCTTGGCAAAAGCCTGTTTATAGTCAAAATTTGCCCTTTGTTTCTTTTGCCCCCACACCTTTTGTTGCTTTGCCAGAGTTTATTGAAGTAGATTTAGATATAGGTTTTCAAAGTGTCAATCTTTCTTTTGAACGTTTGGGTGGTCCTCTTGCTTATGAACAAGTTAGTCTTTATCAGGACAATAAGACACTTGTTTCTCAAAGCTTTGTTGGTTTAGATAGGATTGGTTTTAGCCAACTTAAAGAAGATACAGATTACAGATTAGTACTTGAGGCTTGCGATAATTATTTTTGTTTCCAAAGAGAGATATTTTTTAAAACAAAGAAACACTATCCTCTTATTTGGCTTAATGAACTTTATCCAGCGCCAAAAAGTGGTGAAAAGGAATTTGTGGAGCTTTATAATCCCAATAATTTTTCTGTAGATTTAGATGGCTGGCAGCTTCAGGACAAGGCTAAAAATATCTTTTTTCTTTCCGGAGTGATTAAGGCTAAAAATTTTTTGGTTTTTTATCCTAATTTTGTTCTGAACAATAACCAAGAAGAACTTATACTCTTTGATCCCAATAAGGAAAAAAGTGATTCTGTTTCTTATGAGCAAGCTTTGAGTACTTTTTCTTATTCTCGTTTTGGCTCAAAATGGGAGTGGTCGCGTGAAATAACTCCAGGTGCAGAAAATGTTTTTAAGCCTCAATTCTTGCCTTCCTCTGTAAGAGAGGCTCGTCAGCTGGATGATTGGGTTGAGCTTAAGGCTAAGGTGGTAATCCCTAATAATGTTTTTGCCTCTTCTTACCTTTATATTGCCCAAGATAATTGGGCTCTTAAGGTTAAAATTCCTTCGAAACAGAGTTTTGCTTTTAATTCCTGCTTTTTATGGCGAGGAAAGATAAAGCAGGGTCAGGAACCTTATCTTAAACTTCTTTATTTTCAGCCAGCTATAGATTGTCCTGATTTTTATTTTAAAAAAGCTAATCTTGGGTCTTTGGTTTTAGGGCAGTTAGTATCTATTAAGGCTGAAATCGAATCTAAAAGAGGAGGGTATTTTATAAAAGACACAGACTTAAAAGTAAGGGCTCCTTTTAAATTGAAAAAGAGCCAAGGATCAATAAAAGCTCTGGTTGGTTCAGGTTCAAAGTATAGACAGCTTTTTATATATCTGCCGCAGTGGATAAAATATATGGCTAAATCTGAAGATCAAGTCTCGATTTTGTCTGAAGGGAATTCTAATAAAGAGATGGAAGGTTCTAAGAGCTCAAAAGATGTTTTTTTAAGGCCAGAAAAATTAGAAACAAAGGTGTCGGGGGTCAGTTTAAAATGTGAAGATTTTCGGCAAAAAACATCAAATTCTGATTTGTTTTCGTATTTTTGGCTTTTTCCTTACTACTTTGTTTTGCTTTCTTTTTTAGGGCTTGCGAAGATGCTCTTTTTCCCCTAG
- a CDS encoding FAD-dependent oxidoreductase, translating to MSIMKKYPLAIIGAGMAGLTASLYASRYGLSYALIGAVPGGKGLDAILVENYPGFEQISGAELMQRVKKQVLSYHPDFYQEKVKEIKEEKNEFKLILSSQKKIKAEFLILALGTKRRKLNVEGEKEFLGKGVHFCAACDGYFYKDKKVLVVGGGNAGVTAALMLSDIAKKIYLLEAADKLRATPIWQKRIKQKRNVDIVLANAVKAFKGGERLEKVSLVHPYSGSKELKVDGVFVEIGSIPNNRLAKKLGLDLDQRGYIKVKDNQQTSHPKIYAAGDITTGSNYFQQLLISASEGAIAVDSFYRSSFASF from the coding sequence ATGAGCATAATGAAAAAATATCCTTTAGCTATTATTGGTGCTGGTATGGCGGGGTTGACCGCCTCTCTTTATGCTTCTCGTTATGGTCTTAGTTATGCTCTTATTGGTGCAGTGCCGGGTGGTAAAGGTTTAGATGCTATTTTGGTTGAAAACTATCCTGGCTTTGAACAGATTTCTGGGGCTGAATTGATGCAGAGAGTTAAAAAGCAGGTTCTTTCTTATCATCCTGATTTTTATCAGGAAAAGGTAAAAGAGATAAAGGAAGAAAAAAATGAATTTAAACTTATTCTTAGCTCTCAAAAGAAAATAAAAGCAGAGTTTTTGATTTTAGCTTTGGGGACCAAGCGGAGAAAGCTCAATGTTGAAGGAGAGAAAGAATTTTTAGGCAAAGGTGTTCATTTTTGCGCTGCCTGTGATGGTTATTTTTATAAGGACAAAAAAGTTTTAGTGGTTGGTGGAGGCAATGCTGGAGTTACTGCGGCCTTGATGTTGAGCGATATTGCCAAAAAAATCTATTTGCTTGAGGCAGCTGACAAACTGCGAGCTACTCCTATCTGGCAAAAAAGAATTAAGCAAAAAAGAAATGTAGATATAGTATTGGCAAACGCTGTTAAAGCTTTCAAAGGTGGAGAAAGGTTAGAGAAAGTTTCTTTAGTTCACCCATATTCTGGGTCAAAAGAACTTAAGGTTGATGGTGTTTTTGTGGAGATTGGCTCAATACCTAATAATAGGCTGGCTAAAAAATTAGGTTTAGATTTAGATCAAAGGGGTTATATTAAGGTGAAAGACAACCAACAAACTTCTCATCCTAAGATATATGCTGCTGGTGATATTACTACTGGCTCTAACTATTTCCAACAGCTTTTAATTAGCGCCAGTGAAGGGGCAATCGCTGTTGACTCTTTTTATCGAAGCTCTTTTGCTTCTTTTTGA
- a CDS encoding peptidylprolyl isomerase: MEEKSALPKKESSSSLLAEPKVKIQLSKKGFFTILIALTTLWSLFLIYLVVVGIGLYALNWRSIWVKKTTAVIPYPAAWVNVEPITFSKLFQQKTHIVQFFRQTGSQLPDDKDLEQRTLDLLIREKVVEKLAVVYNLRVGQEELDKALNQLYEENGGQKSFEEILWQFYGFTPTEIKNLVRFSLKQEKLINYYEDNLRKKVHLAHILLSEENKAKEIASQAKKGADFSELAKKNSTDKETKTKGGDLGYFAPDELVRVIAKDKTADKKQLEDFKKKVWSAKENSVLVFHTNRGWQVVKVLDFRGTEDREFDDWLQDQIEQSFVLRFI; the protein is encoded by the coding sequence ATGGAAGAAAAATCCGCTTTGCCAAAGAAGGAAAGCAGTTCGTCTTTATTAGCAGAACCCAAAGTCAAGATACAGCTTTCTAAAAAAGGTTTTTTTACAATTTTAATAGCCCTGACTACTTTATGGAGTCTCTTTTTAATTTATCTGGTTGTTGTTGGCATAGGTTTATATGCTTTAAATTGGCGCTCTATCTGGGTTAAAAAAACAACAGCTGTTATTCCTTATCCTGCAGCTTGGGTCAATGTAGAACCAATTACCTTTTCAAAGCTTTTTCAGCAAAAAACACATATTGTTCAATTTTTCCGTCAAACAGGCAGTCAGCTTCCTGATGATAAAGATTTGGAACAGAGAACTCTGGATCTTTTGATTAGGGAAAAGGTGGTTGAGAAATTGGCAGTAGTTTATAATCTTCGGGTTGGGCAAGAAGAATTGGATAAAGCATTGAATCAACTTTACGAAGAAAATGGAGGACAAAAAAGTTTTGAAGAAATTCTGTGGCAGTTTTATGGTTTTACGCCGACTGAAATAAAAAATTTAGTGCGGTTTTCCCTAAAACAGGAAAAGCTTATTAATTACTACGAGGATAACTTGCGAAAAAAAGTTCATTTAGCTCATATACTGCTTTCAGAAGAAAATAAAGCCAAAGAGATTGCTTCTCAGGCTAAAAAAGGTGCTGATTTTTCAGAACTAGCTAAAAAGAACTCTACTGATAAGGAGACAAAAACCAAAGGAGGAGATTTGGGTTATTTTGCTCCGGATGAACTAGTCAGAGTTATTGCCAAGGATAAGACTGCAGATAAAAAACAGCTCGAGGATTTTAAGAAAAAAGTTTGGTCTGCTAAAGAAAACTCTGTTTTAGTGTTCCATACTAATAGAGGATGGCAGGTGGTTAAGGTTTTGGATTTTCGCGGCACCGAAGACAGAGAGTTTGATGATTGGCTTCAAGATCAGATTGAGCAGTCTTTTGTCTTGCGATTTATTTAA
- a CDS encoding ribonuclease H-like YkuK family protein: MKNNFQSPTLGELTFPKVLGEIFSFLSEHKKDSFRLIVGTDSKNQKNGRVVFVSILAVHRIGKGGKFYWQKHYLRNIHTLRHRIWQEVNFSLLLAQKVINALGQKHLFDSSILKNLEIHVDVGTHGETKDMIKELVGYVTQNGFKAKIKPESFGASIVADKFCH; this comes from the coding sequence ATGAAGAATAACTTTCAGAGCCCTACTCTTGGTGAATTGACTTTCCCCAAGGTTTTAGGCGAGATATTTTCTTTTTTGTCTGAACATAAAAAAGATAGTTTTCGCTTAATTGTGGGTACTGACTCTAAGAACCAAAAAAACGGTAGAGTTGTTTTTGTTAGTATTTTGGCTGTTCATCGTATAGGCAAAGGTGGTAAATTTTATTGGCAAAAGCATTATTTAAGAAATATCCATACTTTACGTCATCGCATTTGGCAAGAGGTTAATTTTTCTCTTCTTTTAGCCCAAAAAGTGATTAATGCTCTAGGACAAAAACATCTTTTTGACTCTTCAATTTTAAAAAATTTAGAGATCCATGTTGATGTTGGCACTCACGGTGAAACTAAAGATATGATAAAAGAGCTGGTAGGTTATGTAACCCAAAATGGTTTCAAAGCCAAGATAAAACCGGAATCTTTTGGGGCTTCGATAGTTGCTGATAAATTTTGCCATTAA
- a CDS encoding LCP family protein, whose translation MPSSQKKEVFLKEKEMKKQDTKIRRKLARRQKIFRFSLVFIGVVIAVCAGMIVYSFKDIFHKNQGWQAPFFRFLQQVEPAHLRGEGDGRINFLILGYAGGNHPGTYLTDTVIVASIDPYNKKCALLSIPRDLYVPLPTGGYSKINAAYSLGKSNEKDGLSGEELVKKTVNFILDLPIHYYLNINFEGFRQAIDLVGGVDVYVEKDIYDPYFPDGKGGNMVYQVKKGWHHFNGEEALQYARSRYTTSDFDRARRQQKIILALKDKMTSLGLWSNPAKVAQLLNSLASNVHTDLTAEEIVKTFELIKDLGEDEIATKVLDSSPQGLLYADRVNGAYVLKPRDPSWEGIRALAHSIFIEPFLEKEQAEIVIENGAGVNGLAFKVANFLKARGYKVLSYRTAKSLTATTKILDCSSGEKPYSLELLKKRFLQAKIIACSAGMDKEADFVITLGQDFDDSAFFNAQI comes from the coding sequence ATGCCTTCAAGTCAGAAAAAAGAGGTTTTTCTCAAAGAAAAAGAAATGAAAAAACAAGACACAAAAATTAGGCGTAAATTAGCCCGCCGCCAAAAGATATTTCGTTTTTCTTTGGTTTTTATAGGTGTGGTAATAGCAGTTTGTGCAGGGATGATTGTTTATTCTTTTAAGGACATTTTTCACAAAAACCAAGGATGGCAGGCGCCGTTTTTCCGTTTTTTACAACAAGTTGAGCCTGCTCACTTACGGGGTGAAGGTGACGGGCGGATTAATTTTTTGATTTTAGGTTATGCTGGCGGCAATCACCCGGGCACCTACCTCACTGATACAGTTATTGTCGCCAGCATTGATCCTTACAACAAAAAATGTGCTTTGCTCTCAATCCCCAGAGATCTGTATGTGCCTTTGCCTACAGGAGGATATAGTAAGATTAATGCCGCTTATTCTCTTGGCAAAAGCAATGAGAAGGATGGATTGAGTGGAGAAGAGCTGGTCAAAAAAACAGTTAACTTTATTCTGGATCTGCCTATTCATTACTATTTGAATATAAATTTTGAAGGTTTTCGTCAGGCAATTGATTTAGTTGGTGGTGTGGATGTGTATGTGGAAAAAGATATTTATGATCCTTATTTTCCTGATGGGAAAGGGGGAAATATGGTTTACCAAGTTAAAAAAGGCTGGCATCATTTTAATGGCGAGGAGGCTTTGCAGTATGCTCGTTCTCGTTATACAACTTCGGATTTTGACCGGGCTCGCCGCCAGCAAAAGATTATTTTAGCTTTAAAAGACAAAATGACTTCCTTGGGTTTGTGGAGTAACCCCGCTAAAGTAGCGCAATTGCTTAATAGTCTTGCCAGTAATGTTCATACTGATCTTACAGCTGAGGAAATAGTGAAAACTTTTGAATTAATAAAAGATCTTGGTGAAGATGAAATTGCTACCAAGGTTTTAGATTCTTCACCTCAAGGTTTGCTTTATGCTGACAGGGTTAATGGTGCTTATGTTTTAAAGCCCAGAGATCCAAGTTGGGAGGGGATTAGAGCCTTAGCCCACTCTATTTTTATTGAACCGTTTTTGGAAAAAGAGCAGGCAGAGATTGTTATTGAAAATGGAGCCGGAGTTAATGGTTTAGCTTTTAAAGTAGCTAATTTCTTAAAAGCCAGAGGTTATAAGGTTTTGTCTTATCGGACAGCTAAAAGTTTAACGGCTACAACTAAGATTCTTGATTGTTCTTCAGGGGAAAAACCTTACTCTTTAGAATTGTTAAAAAAGAGATTTCTTCAGGCAAAGATTATTGCTTGTTCTGCTGGTATGGACAAAGAAGCGGATTTTGTGATAACTTTAGGACAAGATTTTGACGACTCCGCTTTCTTCAATGCTCAGATTTAA
- a CDS encoding glycosyltransferase family 2 protein, whose product MKKKGFERFLEILPASLSYLVLFFPIVLSLFCPEGVAIFIILFDFYWLNRALVMGVYLLSAYWHLKYEESINWSERLRYLKNPQQLLLRLKQKAKNSSLLERRRISEEILVLKDLLRHPQRVISPSEVFHAVIYTTYKEPFEVLYKSISAVADSDFPNKRIILVLATEARSGKEGQQIARRLKAEFKDVFYKFLITVHPDNIVGELKAKGANATWAGKRLKEFIDRQGIEYEKVVVSIFDADTRPAHSFFSALTYKYLLHADRIYHSFQPIPLYSNNIWQVPPLVRLVAFGSSFWQLIESTRPYRLINFSSQSLSFKTLVDIDFWDTKIVSEDSRTYYRVFFRYQGRHSCIPIFIPVYMDAIYAPSIWQTLKNQYLQKRRWAWGVEHFPYLVKKCLKHKEINFWSKWSLVFRLLESHVSWASTSLLIALGGWWPFLLNPYFQTSVLSYYLPFLAQRLLALTWIGLIISGFVSVLLLPPRPKNYGKIKTLGVFVSWVFVPITAIFFGSFPAISAQTRLMLGKYLGFWVTPKELAKN is encoded by the coding sequence ATGAAAAAGAAAGGTTTTGAACGTTTTTTGGAGATTTTACCTGCCAGCTTGAGCTACTTAGTTTTATTTTTTCCTATTGTTCTTTCTTTGTTTTGTCCTGAGGGTGTGGCAATTTTTATTATTCTTTTTGATTTTTATTGGCTTAACCGTGCTCTTGTAATGGGTGTTTATTTATTATCCGCTTACTGGCACCTAAAGTATGAAGAAAGTATTAACTGGTCTGAAAGATTGCGTTATCTTAAAAACCCTCAGCAACTACTTTTGCGGTTAAAACAAAAAGCTAAAAACTCTTCACTTTTGGAAAGGCGGCGGATTAGTGAGGAGATTTTAGTCCTTAAGGATTTACTCAGGCATCCCCAAAGGGTTATTTCTCCTTCAGAAGTTTTTCACGCTGTAATTTATACAACTTATAAAGAACCTTTTGAAGTGCTTTACAAATCAATTTCTGCGGTCGCTGATTCTGATTTTCCTAATAAGAGAATTATTTTAGTTTTAGCTACTGAGGCTCGGTCTGGAAAAGAGGGGCAACAAATTGCCCGGCGTCTTAAAGCTGAGTTTAAGGATGTTTTTTATAAATTTTTAATAACTGTTCACCCTGATAATATTGTCGGAGAACTAAAAGCCAAAGGAGCTAATGCTACTTGGGCAGGCAAAAGACTAAAAGAGTTTATTGATAGACAGGGGATAGAGTATGAAAAAGTTGTTGTTTCTATTTTTGATGCTGATACCCGTCCAGCTCATTCATTTTTTTCTGCCCTGACTTATAAATACCTGCTTCATGCTGATAGAATCTATCATAGCTTCCAACCCATACCTTTATATAGCAATAATATTTGGCAGGTGCCGCCATTGGTGAGACTGGTGGCTTTTGGTTCCTCTTTTTGGCAGTTGATTGAATCAACACGTCCTTATCGTCTGATCAATTTCTCTTCGCAATCATTAAGTTTTAAAACTTTGGTAGATATTGATTTTTGGGACACAAAAATTGTTTCTGAAGACTCACGCACTTATTACCGCGTTTTTTTCCGTTATCAGGGGAGGCACAGTTGTATTCCTATATTTATACCTGTTTATATGGATGCTATTTATGCCCCTTCTATTTGGCAGACATTAAAGAATCAGTATTTGCAAAAGCGTCGTTGGGCTTGGGGAGTAGAGCATTTTCCTTATTTAGTGAAAAAGTGTTTAAAGCACAAAGAGATTAATTTTTGGTCTAAGTGGAGTTTGGTTTTTCGGCTTCTGGAAAGCCATGTTTCTTGGGCTTCAACTTCTTTGTTAATTGCTTTGGGTGGTTGGTGGCCGTTTCTGCTTAATCCTTATTTTCAAACTTCAGTTCTTTCTTATTACCTTCCTTTTTTGGCTCAAAGGCTGCTTGCCTTAACATGGATAGGTCTTATAATTTCAGGTTTTGTCTCTGTACTTCTCTTACCTCCTCGTCCTAAAAATTATGGTAAAATAAAAACGTTGGGAGTTTTTGTTAGCTGGGTATTTGTCCCGATTACCGCTATCTTTTTTGGCTCTTTCCCAGCTATTAGTGCCCAAACGCGGTTAATGTTGGGGAAATACCTAGGCTTTTGGGTAACTCCAAAGGAATTAGCTAAAAACTGA
- a CDS encoding glycosyltransferase family 39 protein: MQGANFKKAITFFLVFVLLGAMFVFLLLQARWDSGTTDEVAHIPAGYSYVKKLDYRLNPEHPPLAKVLSGIPLLFQNLKGPFGDWSWGAANQWEAGWNFLYEQGNDADQMLFWSRLPIALLTVVLGLVLFFWVKSLYGRKVALLILFLYSFAPTVLAHGHLVTTDIAATLGFTIAVWGWVNFLEKKNWQNLVLAGVLFGVAQTLKFSCFLLIPILFLIFLVKVCLERKKHRAWPNFLFLFGRYLVMLLIGFVVVWLIYLPFTWNMPPAIEHQVIEQNLKPDDARTLPIRNFLHVFENSKLTRPVGHYLLGLFCVFGRTAGGNDTFILGYFSNHGVKWYFPVAWLLKIPLPVTILFLFGFYFLLRYKLRKENYWRLTYIFIPLLAYWAVTLKGSLNIGIRHLLPTFPFVYLFIADTIYPIINGDKRFFSQEALVLSRVLVGFLFVWYVLSSWLSFPYYLAYFNEITFGKEKHDFLVDSNLDWGQDCKRLAKFIQERNIKKIKIDYFGGTVPSYYIPEEKIISWHSDQGPATGWFAISATYFQFSKMYGIKEGKWGYNWLEAFEPEKIIGGSILVFNISTEDLKKHPPRPLGEIRITPQQAEAERQGLVKSWQVH, from the coding sequence ATGCAAGGGGCAAATTTCAAAAAAGCAATTACTTTTTTCTTGGTTTTTGTTTTGCTAGGTGCAATGTTTGTTTTTCTTTTACTTCAAGCACGTTGGGATTCGGGCACAACTGATGAGGTGGCGCATATACCTGCCGGTTATTCTTATGTGAAAAAATTAGATTATCGTCTCAATCCTGAACATCCTCCATTGGCTAAAGTTTTATCTGGTATACCTTTACTTTTTCAAAATCTTAAAGGCCCGTTTGGTGATTGGAGTTGGGGAGCTGCTAATCAGTGGGAAGCAGGTTGGAACTTTCTTTACGAACAGGGAAATGATGCTGACCAGATGCTTTTTTGGTCTCGTTTACCTATAGCGTTATTGACTGTGGTTTTGGGTTTAGTGCTTTTTTTCTGGGTTAAATCTTTATATGGAAGAAAGGTGGCGCTTTTAATTCTTTTTTTATACAGCTTTGCGCCTACGGTATTGGCTCACGGTCATTTGGTTACCACTGATATTGCCGCAACTTTAGGTTTCACTATTGCTGTTTGGGGTTGGGTTAATTTTCTAGAAAAGAAAAATTGGCAAAATTTAGTTTTGGCTGGCGTTCTTTTTGGTGTTGCCCAAACACTTAAGTTTTCCTGTTTTCTCCTTATTCCCATTCTTTTTCTCATTTTTTTGGTTAAGGTGTGTTTAGAAAGAAAGAAGCATCGGGCTTGGCCTAATTTTTTATTTTTATTTGGTCGTTATTTAGTAATGTTGCTAATAGGTTTTGTTGTTGTTTGGTTGATTTATCTTCCTTTTACTTGGAATATGCCTCCAGCAATAGAGCACCAAGTTATAGAGCAAAATCTCAAACCTGATGATGCCCGCACTTTGCCTATCAGAAATTTCCTTCATGTTTTTGAAAACTCTAAATTGACTCGTCCAGTGGGTCATTATTTATTGGGGCTTTTTTGTGTTTTTGGTCGTACTGCCGGAGGAAATGACACCTTTATTTTAGGTTATTTTTCCAATCACGGGGTTAAGTGGTATTTTCCAGTAGCTTGGCTTTTAAAAATTCCTTTACCTGTGACTATTCTTTTTCTTTTTGGCTTTTACTTTCTTCTTCGTTATAAACTAAGAAAAGAGAATTATTGGCGCTTGACTTATATTTTCATTCCCCTTTTGGCTTATTGGGCTGTTACTCTTAAAGGCTCTCTTAATATCGGTATACGCCATTTGCTTCCCACTTTTCCTTTTGTTTATCTTTTTATTGCTGATACAATTTACCCAATTATTAATGGAGATAAGAGATTTTTCTCGCAGGAGGCGCTTGTTTTGAGTAGGGTTTTAGTTGGTTTTCTTTTTGTTTGGTATGTTTTAAGCAGCTGGCTTTCTTTTCCTTATTATTTGGCTTACTTTAATGAAATCACTTTTGGCAAGGAAAAGCATGATTTTTTGGTTGATTCTAATCTTGACTGGGGGCAGGATTGTAAGCGTTTGGCTAAGTTTATCCAGGAACGCAACATAAAAAAGATAAAAATTGATTATTTTGGCGGCACTGTTCCTTCTTATTATATTCCTGAAGAAAAAATAATCTCTTGGCATTCAGATCAGGGTCCAGCTACTGGCTGGTTTGCTATTTCTGCTACTTATTTTCAGTTCTCGAAAATGTACGGAATAAAAGAGGGGAAGTGGGGCTATAATTGGTTGGAGGCTTTTGAGCCGGAAAAAATTATTGGCGGTTCAATTTTAGTTTTTAATATCTCTACTGAAGATTTAAAAAAGCATCCTCCCCGCCCTCTGGGGGAAATTAGGATTACTCCCCAACAAGCTGAGGCGGAGCGTCAAGGGTTGGTAAAGAGTTGGCAGGTTCATTGA